Genomic DNA from Haloarcula marina:
GACACGGACCGACGGGGACGCCGACTCGACACCGACGGCCGACCTCGTCGCCGTCCTCGCGGCCGTCGCGGTGGCCGCGCTCGTCGTCTTCTCGCCGCTCGGCGAGTGGCGGCCGCTCGCCGTCGCCGTCGGCGTCCCCTTCGCGCTCGTCGTTCCGGGATACGCCCTCGTCTCGGCGGCGTTCCCCCGGGCGGGCGACGTTGCACCGACCGCGTCGACGCGCACCTCGTGGGTCGCTCGCCTCGGCCTGAGCGCCGCCGGGAGCGTCGTGGCCGTCGCTATCGTCGGATGGACCCTCGACTTCACCGTCTGGGGCTTCCAGCGGAGCGCCGTCGTCGCCGGTCTCTGTCTGCTGACGGTGGCGGCGACGGCCCTCGCGTGGGGTCGCCGCCGTCGGCTGACAGACGGTCGCCCGGCCGGGGCCGACCGCCGCGCCGTCGCGTCTCGCGTACGAACCGTCGTCGCTGGCGAGGGCGTCCTCGGCATCGCGCTGACGCTTGTCGTCGTCGTGGCCGCCGCGGCCGCCGTCGGCGTCGTCGCCGACGCCTCGACGGACCGCGGCGACGTAACGGAGTTCTACGTCCTCGGCGAGAACGACAGCGGCGCGCTCACGGCCGGGAGCGTCCCCAGTGAGATGACCGTCGACCGTCCGACGACGGTGGGTATCGGCGTCGGCGCGTACGGTTCGAACGGGTTCGAGGGAACCGTCGTCGGGCGACTCGAACGCGTGACCGTCGACGGCGACGCGGTCACCGTCGAAGACTCGCGCGAACTGGTGTCGTTTCCGGTGGCCGTCGACGCTGGCGAGTCGACGGTGACCCGCCACACCGTCAGTCCGCAGCGGGCGGGTGACCGACTTCGCCTCACCTACCGATTGTACCGAGAGGGGACCGACGCGCCGACCCGCGCCGTCCACGTCTGGGTGACCGTCGAGCCGCCCGCGTGACCGTTCGACACTCGGCAGTTATAAGATAGTATTACGCGTAGTAGTGACATACAAATCGGGTGCGAGTGGTTTGTATAGGGGAATGGTAGCATGACAGCGCCGAGATACGTACAGCAGGACGGCATTTCCGTGACGAAGACCACGAACGATGTCGGGTCGGGAACCCACCTCGTCGAGCTATCGGTGACGACGGCGGGCGACGGCCCGGTCCGCGTCGCCGTCTCGGACCCCGTCCCGGAGTCGCACGCGCTCGCGGAACCGGACGGCGGTACCGAGAGCGACAGCGACGGCGCGGCCTACACCGACGGCCGACTGACCGTCGAACACGTCGTCCGACCCGGCGAAGACACCAGGCTCGGCTACCTCCTCGACGGCCCCGACGAGGAACTTCCCGACCCGACCGTCGAGCGAGTCGAGCGAGTCGAGCGCATCGCCTCTGACGCCGACCTGCTCCCGGCGACGGTTCGGTGGGTCGGGACCGACGGCGAGACGCGGACGCTCGACGTGACCGACGCGAACGCAGCGGGCGTCGACGACGCTGTCCCGCTGGTCCGACGGGCCGCGGAACTCGACCAGTTGCAGAACGCCGCCGTCGGCGTGGTCCTCACGCCGGGCAACGAGGACGCGGCCTACCGGACCGTCCTCCGCGCGACCCGTCGGGGCCACTCGGTCTTCGTGACCTACAGCGGCGTGGACGTGGCCGACGAGGCTCTCGATACGCTCGCCTCGCTCGGTGCGACCGTCGTCGACCCGCCCGCGGGACGCCAGCCACAGGCGGCGCTCCACCGCCTGCTGTCACAGGAGGCGCGAGAGTACGGCCACGCGGGTATCGTCCTCCAGACGCGGGACTGCCCACGTATCGACTACGAGCGGACCGCCGCCGCGTTCGAGCGGGCCGACTACGAGGTGGTCGCTATCCCCGAGGAATGGGGCGAATCGACGGACGCGCCGACGGTCATGGTGGCGATACCGGCGTACAACGCCGCGCGGAGCATCGGCGACGTAGTCGAGCGAACCCTCGCTTTCGCGGACGAAGTCGTGGTCATCGACGACGGAAGTCGCGACGAGACGGCCGCCGCCGCCCGCGAGGCGGGTGCCACTGTCGTCGTCCACGACCACAACCGCGGCTACGGCGGCGCGCTCAAGACGGCGTTCCGCGAGGCGGCCTCGCGCGACGCGAAACACCTCGTCGTCATCGACGCCGACGGCCAACACGACCCGGCGGACATCCCGTTGCTCGTGGAGGCCCAGCGTCAGGACGCCGCCGACATCGTCATCGGGAGCCGATACGCCGAGGGGTCGAAGACGAAGATACCGTTCGTCCGGTCGCTCGGCCTCGCAGTCATCAACAACCTGACCAACGTCAGCCTCGGCAACCTCCGGCCGAGCGGGTGGGTCCGGGACACGCAGAGCGGGTACCGGGCGTACAGTCGCCGGGCCGTCCGCTCGCTCGCCGCCGACCCGAGCATCGGGAACAACATGGGTGCGAGCACGGACATCCTCTATCACGCCCACCGCAACCGACTCAGCGTCGGCGAGGTGGGGACGACCATCACCTACGACGTCGAAGAGTCGAGCACGCAGGGGTCGCTCTCGCACGGCCTCGACCTCGTTCGGAACATCGTCTGGACCGTCGAGTACGGCCGCCCGCTGCTCATCGTCGGTATCCCAGGGGCCGTCACCACCCTCCTCGGCGTGAGCCTCACGCTCTTTTTCGTCGCGTACTACGTCGAGACGGGGGCGCTGTTGGCGGTCCAACTCGGCATCGCCGTCCTGTTCGCCATCGGCGGACTGCTCCTCTGTACCACGGCGCTGACGATGCACGTCCTGAACGGCCACCCGACGCTCAAGCGACTGGAACAGTGAGAGGAACACATAAGCCCGCGGCGGGACTGCAGGGCGGTATGACGCTCGCCTCTCTCGGCACTTCAGCGGTGACCCTCCGTGGATGAACCCGTCCACGCGGCGGCGGGGACTCGGCGCTGGCGTCGCCTCGGGAAACGCAACTCGGCGGCGGTGTTCGCACTCGTCGGCGTCGGCCTCGTCGCCGCCGCCGTCGCGGTCCCTGCGTTCGAGACGATACTGTTCGTCTGGGGCGGCACCGCGCTGTTCGTCGCCCTCTTACTCCGGTTCGTCACGACGGGCGCGACGGTCCGAGCGACGGCCGCGACGGACGTGTACGCGACGTTTGCCGGGAACGCCCGTCGACTCGCCGGGACGGGTCCACAGCGGTACGTCCCCGACGGTGACGCCGTCTCGCTCGTCGTCGGCGAGGCCGACGGACAGACGACGTTCGCCCCCGTCGGCGAGCGCCTGACTGCGGCGGTCCCCGGCCCGGCGACGGACGCCGCGCCCGGCGACCGACTCGCCGTCCTCGTCGATGCGCTGGTCAACGACCTCGAACTGGTCGAGAGCGCGACGGCACGGACCACCGAGTCGGGGGCCGAGGTGACCGTCACCGACAGCTACGTCGGGACGGCGGAGCTATTCGACCACCCCGTCGCGTCGGTTCTGGGCGTCGGTCTCGCACGGGCGCTCGACGCGCCGGTGACCGTCGAATCGACGGCTGAGGGCGACCGCCTGGTCGTCACCTGCCGCTGGGACTCATAGCGAGGCCACGAACTTCTGGAGCGTCCGCACCGTGACGAACGCGAGGAAGACCAACCCACCGACGAGCAACGGCCAGCGAAGCCGTCGTCGCCAGCGGGGCGCGACGTGGACCGGCGCGGTCAGCGCCGTGAGCAACACCAGCCCGAGAAACCCGACGACGAAGGCGCGTTCGAGCGTCAGGGCGTCGGCCGTCGCCAGCAGCGCCGCGCCGCCGAGTACCCACCCCACCAGTGCGAACAGGAATCGGCGCTGTCGCGGTGTCGTCATCGTCGACGCCTACGCCGGGGGTGCGCATAATCGCTGTGGGTGTGGTCCGCGAGCGGCGGCTTCAAGAGTACGC
This window encodes:
- a CDS encoding DUF1616 domain-containing protein, producing the protein MTRTDGDADSTPTADLVAVLAAVAVAALVVFSPLGEWRPLAVAVGVPFALVVPGYALVSAAFPRAGDVAPTASTRTSWVARLGLSAAGSVVAVAIVGWTLDFTVWGFQRSAVVAGLCLLTVAATALAWGRRRRLTDGRPAGADRRAVASRVRTVVAGEGVLGIALTLVVVVAAAAAVGVVADASTDRGDVTEFYVLGENDSGALTAGSVPSEMTVDRPTTVGIGVGAYGSNGFEGTVVGRLERVTVDGDAVTVEDSRELVSFPVAVDAGESTVTRHTVSPQRAGDRLRLTYRLYREGTDAPTRAVHVWVTVEPPA
- a CDS encoding glycosyltransferase family 2 protein yields the protein MTKTTNDVGSGTHLVELSVTTAGDGPVRVAVSDPVPESHALAEPDGGTESDSDGAAYTDGRLTVEHVVRPGEDTRLGYLLDGPDEELPDPTVERVERVERIASDADLLPATVRWVGTDGETRTLDVTDANAAGVDDAVPLVRRAAELDQLQNAAVGVVLTPGNEDAAYRTVLRATRRGHSVFVTYSGVDVADEALDTLASLGATVVDPPAGRQPQAALHRLLSQEAREYGHAGIVLQTRDCPRIDYERTAAAFERADYEVVAIPEEWGESTDAPTVMVAIPAYNAARSIGDVVERTLAFADEVVVIDDGSRDETAAAAREAGATVVVHDHNRGYGGALKTAFREAASRDAKHLVVIDADGQHDPADIPLLVEAQRQDAADIVIGSRYAEGSKTKIPFVRSLGLAVINNLTNVSLGNLRPSGWVRDTQSGYRAYSRRAVRSLAADPSIGNNMGASTDILYHAHRNRLSVGEVGTTITYDVEESSTQGSLSHGLDLVRNIVWTVEYGRPLLIVGIPGAVTTLLGVSLTLFFVAYYVETGALLAVQLGIAVLFAIGGLLLCTTALTMHVLNGHPTLKRLEQ